In Urechidicola croceus, a single window of DNA contains:
- a CDS encoding MlaD family protein — MKLSRELKTGVIAIVIIAVFIWGYNFLKGQNLFNKSPRTYFAEYNNVQGLNTASPVTINGLQVGKVVDIKFNNAVNKQGQLIVEFGIENDFQFSKQSIAKIYSASLMGGKSLAIVPSYEGENAVSGDFLTGQIESDLFSTVTETLNPLQSKLESVIVNADSLMLGLNQVLDKNTRANLKSTISNLNTTVSNFKKSSESLDQILVSNKMKLDNSLENVETITNNFSKISDSLANANLGFTIKKLQSTITNFDNILAEVDQGEGSIGKLLKDEGLYNNLENASKEMEELLREMKLHPKRFVHFSLFGKKAKEYNPEQEN, encoded by the coding sequence TTGAAACTATCTAGAGAATTAAAAACAGGTGTTATAGCAATAGTAATTATTGCAGTATTTATTTGGGGATATAATTTTTTGAAAGGCCAAAATCTTTTCAATAAATCACCACGTACCTACTTTGCAGAATATAATAATGTTCAAGGATTAAATACTGCTAGCCCTGTTACAATAAATGGATTACAGGTTGGAAAAGTAGTAGATATTAAGTTCAATAATGCAGTAAATAAACAAGGTCAATTAATTGTTGAGTTTGGAATTGAAAATGATTTTCAATTTTCTAAACAAAGTATTGCCAAAATTTATAGTGCAAGTTTAATGGGAGGGAAGTCATTAGCAATAGTCCCTTCTTATGAAGGAGAAAATGCAGTTTCTGGTGATTTTTTGACAGGTCAAATAGAATCTGATTTGTTTTCAACTGTTACAGAAACATTAAATCCATTACAATCAAAACTAGAGAGTGTTATTGTAAATGCTGATTCATTAATGCTTGGGTTAAATCAGGTTTTGGATAAAAACACAAGAGCCAATTTAAAATCTACAATTTCAAATTTAAATACTACGGTTTCAAATTTCAAAAAGTCATCTGAGTCCTTAGATCAAATATTAGTTTCAAATAAAATGAAATTAGACAATTCGTTAGAAAATGTTGAAACAATTACCAATAATTTTTCTAAAATTTCAGACTCTTTAGCAAATGCTAATTTAGGATTTACTATAAAAAAACTGCAAAGCACAATCACAAATTTTGATAATATTCTTGCAGAAGTTGATCAAGGAGAAGGTTCAATTGGGAAGTTGTTAAAAGATGAAGGTTTATACAATAATCTAGAAAATGCTTCTAAAGAAATGGAAGAATTATTACGTGAAATGAAGTTACATCCCAAAAGATTTGTACACTTTTCATTATTTGGAAAAAAAGCAAAAGAATATAACCCAGAACAAGAAAATTAA
- a CDS encoding N-acetylmuramoyl-L-alanine amidase family protein — translation MNLHMFHKFNTKTNVIRLFVFFFFSILINLTSFAQNKTFTVVLDAGHGGHDPGKVGYKKYKEKDIALNVTLAVGKILEANDNIEVIYTRKKDVFVDLWVRGQIANKADADLFVSIHCNAHNSQAYGAETWVLGVHANKQNFEVAKKENEVVLLESNYKENYKGFDPNSPESVIGITLMQEEYLDQSLQLASIIQNNLTSDLKRKNRGVKQAGFIVLHQTYMPSVLIETGFITNKSEGTYLNSKQGQDKFAKTIASGIKKYLNEVSLNTVIDDISNTTIDEAKIYEGVIFKVQLASGSRKLETKSYNFKGLNDVERVKVGNFYKYYIGKTSDFNKIKNLQKQAKDLGYTSAFIVAFKNGEKISVTEAIKTH, via the coding sequence ATGAACTTACACATGTTCCACAAATTTAATACCAAAACGAACGTAATACGACTTTTCGTATTTTTCTTTTTTTCAATTCTGATAAATTTAACATCTTTCGCCCAAAATAAAACTTTTACGGTGGTTTTAGATGCTGGTCATGGTGGTCATGATCCAGGAAAAGTAGGATATAAAAAATATAAGGAAAAAGATATTGCCTTAAATGTGACGCTTGCTGTAGGTAAAATATTAGAAGCTAATGATAATATTGAAGTAATTTATACTAGGAAAAAAGATGTGTTTGTAGACTTATGGGTGCGTGGTCAAATAGCGAATAAGGCTGATGCAGATTTGTTTGTGTCGATACATTGTAATGCACACAATTCTCAAGCATATGGTGCAGAAACCTGGGTGCTTGGAGTCCATGCCAATAAACAGAATTTTGAAGTTGCTAAAAAAGAAAATGAAGTAGTATTATTGGAAAGTAATTACAAAGAGAACTATAAAGGTTTTGATCCAAATTCGCCAGAGTCAGTCATAGGAATTACATTAATGCAAGAAGAGTATTTAGATCAGAGTTTACAACTGGCAAGTATTATTCAAAATAATTTAACAAGTGATTTAAAAAGAAAAAATAGAGGTGTAAAGCAAGCAGGTTTTATCGTCTTACATCAAACCTATATGCCAAGTGTTTTAATTGAGACAGGTTTTATCACTAATAAATCTGAAGGAACTTATTTGAATTCAAAACAAGGTCAAGATAAGTTTGCAAAAACAATAGCAAGTGGAATTAAAAAATATTTGAATGAAGTAAGTTTAAATACTGTTATTGATGATATTTCTAATACTACTATTGATGAAGCAAAAATTTATGAAGGAGTTATCTTTAAAGTTCAATTGGCATCAGGTTCAAGAAAATTAGAAACAAAGTCATATAATTTTAAAGGTTTAAATGATGTTGAACGTGTTAAAGTAGGAAACTTTTATAAATATTATATTGGTAAAACTTCAGATTTTAATAAAATCAAAAATCTTCAAAAGCAGGCCAAAGACTTAGGTTATACTTCGGCATTTATTGTTGCCTTTAAAAATGGTGAGAAGATTTCGGTGACAGAAGCTATAAAAACTCATTAG
- a CDS encoding (Fe-S)-binding protein, which produces MQYLPNILFAILLIIGIGFFVKNIKKLKRNINLGKDIDRSDNKSERWKNMAMIAMGQSKMVRRPIAGILHIVVYLGFIIINIEVLEIIIDGLFGTHRALSFMGSFYSFLIGSFEILAFLVLVSVIIFWIRRVIMRIPRFWNKEMKGFPKNDALYILYFEMVLMSLFLLMNAADLNFQIKNVGNPISQYIFPLLSDNPPVVLHYIEKSAWWLHIAGILVFLNYLYYSKHLHILLAFPNTFFANLNPKGQFTNDKNVTKEVQLMMDPNADPYAAPVEGEEDVVPEKFGASDVTDLNWVQLLNAYTCTECGRCTSVCPANQTGKELSPRAIMMKTRDRLEEVGNNIDKNGGEFKDDNKQLLNDYITPEELWACTTCNACVEECPVNIDPLSIIMDMRRYLVMEQSAAPQELNMMMTNIENNGAPWQYNQMDRLNWKDEE; this is translated from the coding sequence ATGCAATACTTACCTAACATACTTTTTGCCATTTTACTCATTATTGGAATTGGTTTTTTTGTAAAAAATATAAAAAAATTAAAGCGTAATATCAATTTAGGTAAAGATATTGATCGCTCAGATAATAAATCTGAAAGGTGGAAAAACATGGCTATGATTGCTATGGGACAAAGTAAAATGGTACGTCGACCTATTGCAGGAATTTTACATATTGTTGTGTATTTAGGATTTATTATTATCAATATTGAAGTTTTAGAAATAATTATTGATGGACTATTTGGAACACATAGAGCATTGAGTTTTATGGGGAGTTTCTATAGTTTCTTAATAGGTAGTTTTGAAATTTTAGCATTTTTGGTATTAGTATCAGTTATAATTTTTTGGATACGAAGAGTGATTATGAGAATTCCTCGTTTTTGGAATAAAGAAATGAAAGGTTTTCCTAAGAATGATGCTTTATATATTTTATATTTTGAAATGGTGTTGATGTCATTATTTTTATTAATGAATGCAGCAGATTTAAATTTTCAAATTAAAAATGTAGGGAATCCAATTAGTCAGTATATATTTCCATTATTAAGTGATAATCCTCCAGTAGTATTGCATTATATAGAAAAATCTGCTTGGTGGTTACACATTGCAGGAATTTTAGTATTCTTGAATTACTTATATTATTCAAAACATTTGCATATACTATTGGCTTTTCCAAATACATTTTTTGCAAATTTAAACCCAAAAGGACAATTTACCAATGATAAAAATGTAACTAAAGAAGTACAGTTAATGATGGATCCGAATGCCGATCCATATGCTGCACCTGTCGAAGGAGAAGAAGATGTAGTTCCAGAAAAATTTGGTGCTAGTGATGTCACAGATTTAAATTGGGTACAATTATTGAACGCATATACCTGTACAGAATGCGGAAGATGTACATCTGTTTGTCCTGCAAACCAAACAGGTAAAGAATTGTCTCCAAGAGCTATAATGATGAAAACTCGTGATAGACTTGAAGAAGTAGGAAATAATATTGATAAAAATGGAGGTGAATTTAAAGATGATAACAAGCAATTATTAAATGACTATATAACTCCAGAAGAATTATGGGCATGTACTACATGCAATGCATGTGTGGAAGAATGTCCAGTAAATATTGATCCATTATCTATTATTATGGATATGCGAAGGTATTTAGTAATGGAACAATCTGCAGCTCCACAAGAATTAAATATGATGATGACCAATATAGAAAACAATGGAGCCCCTTGGCAATACAATCAAATGGATAGATTGAATTGGAAGGATGAAGAATAA